The Deltaproteobacteria bacterium genome contains a region encoding:
- the nuoH gene encoding NADH-quinone oxidoreductase subunit NuoH has protein sequence MVSALGPDVARIVVGLVGILVLVQINALFLVWLERKVAGHIQLRIGPKEVGPFGILQTLVDGVKLVGKELITPRHVDRKLYSLAPIVIFLPVLVSFVVIPFSKNLQVRDLNVGLLLIFAFSAFNVLAILMGGWAANNKYSLLGAVRAVAQNVAYEIPLLLSVLSVLLWTNSLEMSTIVKVQAKVWNVFWMPLAALIYLICATAETNRAPFDIPEAESELVAGFHTEYSGMRFALFFLAEYSNMFIVAAVATTIFFGGWQSPPLLNFLPVPGWIWFLLKTYIIIFCVMWVRWTFPRLRFDQLMNFSWKIMIPAGLVHLIVYAGIIKLIR, from the coding sequence ATGGTCAGTGCACTAGGCCCTGACGTAGCCAGAATTGTGGTAGGGCTGGTAGGTATTCTGGTTTTGGTCCAGATCAATGCCCTGTTTTTGGTTTGGCTGGAGAGGAAGGTGGCTGGCCACATCCAGCTTCGCATTGGCCCCAAAGAGGTGGGACCTTTCGGGATATTGCAAACTCTAGTAGACGGTGTCAAACTGGTGGGAAAAGAGCTGATCACACCCCGGCATGTGGACCGCAAACTCTATTCCCTTGCACCCATAGTGATCTTTCTGCCTGTACTTGTCAGCTTTGTGGTAATTCCTTTCAGCAAGAATCTCCAGGTGAGAGATCTCAATGTGGGCTTGCTGTTGATCTTTGCCTTTTCAGCCTTTAACGTGCTTGCCATTCTCATGGGCGGCTGGGCTGCAAACAACAAATATTCGCTTCTAGGAGCTGTACGGGCCGTTGCCCAGAATGTAGCATATGAGATCCCACTGCTGTTGAGTGTTTTGAGCGTTCTACTCTGGACAAATTCCCTGGAAATGTCCACTATTGTAAAAGTACAGGCCAAAGTCTGGAACGTCTTCTGGATGCCGCTGGCTGCTTTGATCTATCTCATCTGCGCTACTGCTGAGACCAACAGGGCGCCGTTCGATATTCCAGAGGCCGAGTCGGAGCTGGTGGCGGGGTTTCATACTGAATACAGCGGCATGCGCTTTGCCCTCTTCTTTCTAGCTGAATATTCAAACATGTTCATAGTGGCTGCGGTTGCCACTACCATATTTTTCGGTGGTTGGCAGAGCCCCCCACTGCTGAATTTCCTCCCCGTTCCCGGCTGGATCTGGTTCTTGTTGAAAACCTATATAATCATTTTTTGCGTTATGTGGGTACGGTGGACATTCCCGCGGTTGCGTTTCGATCAGCTTATGAACTTTTCATGGAAGATAATGATCCCGGCGGGCCTTGTCCATTTGATTGTCTATGCCGGCATCATCAAACTGATCCGTTGA
- a CDS encoding NADH-quinone oxidoreductase subunit L, producing the protein MTSILLNNPTLATAMLTVVLPFLSLVVIMVFTRPHPRLSAAISLTAASISLFCAIYLLASQWHMQHPIQYTGKWLLSGTNLITFGFLLDQHSLLMLAIVAVISFLVQVYSLGYMAGDPGFSRYYAFQSLFAWAMLTLCISPTLLQLYIFWELVGLASYLLIGFWYEKFSASEAGKKAFVMTRFGDVAFFLGVLTVLFSLGDLNIVEMNSTMVAARMSPSVITLASLLIFGGIVGKSAQFPLLTWLPDAMEGPTPVSALLHSATMVAAGVYLFGRLFPFFSNSATAMSVFLAIGTITMLLASTMAMVTRDIKQVWAYSTISQLGFMVMGLAAGSYFAGTFHLTTHAGFKALLFLCSGVLIHEFETNDMYDIGTRGGRGLKIPIICMTIGAAALSGLPPLSGFFSKEAIMGALAGLHNPIWLVAGLAGAFLTAYYSFRLIFIILFPQKIEPVHHEVHEGHHDAHHHAEIYWVMAWPLIILAAITIGLGFFQAPLEHFLGGLYKVAGAHGGGHHAWLLYTAVGLALFGVVLAWFEFGRPGAAQIGFVERVPAVRDLFAERWYMDLFWRRFLDYVIYGVFSNLFTRNDRRVIDGGIDGICRATVGGGWLLSFLQSGMLQYNLMVMFAVLALVALYFFF; encoded by the coding sequence ATGACCTCCATCTTACTCAACAACCCAACCCTGGCCACAGCTATGCTGACAGTGGTATTGCCTTTCTTGAGTCTAGTGGTAATCATGGTTTTTACCAGGCCTCATCCCAGACTGTCAGCAGCCATTTCTCTTACTGCAGCAAGCATCTCGCTTTTCTGTGCCATTTATCTGCTAGCCTCCCAGTGGCACATGCAACATCCCATTCAATACACCGGCAAATGGCTTCTTTCCGGAACCAATCTGATCACCTTTGGCTTTCTCTTGGATCAACACAGCTTGCTCATGCTTGCCATTGTGGCGGTGATCAGTTTCCTGGTGCAGGTGTACTCCCTGGGTTATATGGCCGGCGATCCCGGTTTCTCGCGCTATTACGCCTTCCAGTCGCTCTTTGCCTGGGCCATGTTGACTCTATGTATTTCCCCCACTTTGCTGCAGCTCTACATCTTTTGGGAGCTGGTGGGTCTGGCCTCCTATCTGCTTATCGGCTTCTGGTACGAGAAGTTCAGTGCTTCTGAAGCAGGTAAGAAGGCGTTCGTCATGACCAGGTTTGGAGACGTTGCCTTTTTCCTTGGCGTACTGACGGTGCTGTTTAGCCTGGGCGATCTCAATATCGTGGAGATGAACAGCACCATGGTCGCGGCCCGCATGTCACCGTCGGTGATAACCCTGGCTTCTCTGTTGATTTTCGGGGGCATCGTGGGCAAGAGTGCCCAGTTTCCGCTCCTCACCTGGCTGCCTGATGCAATGGAAGGCCCCACCCCGGTAAGTGCACTCCTGCACTCGGCCACTATGGTTGCTGCTGGTGTGTATTTATTCGGCCGCCTTTTTCCCTTCTTCAGCAATTCGGCTACTGCCATGAGCGTCTTTCTGGCTATTGGCACCATCACCATGCTGCTGGCATCTACCATGGCCATGGTAACTAGAGACATCAAGCAAGTGTGGGCCTACTCTACCATCAGCCAGCTCGGATTTATGGTTATGGGACTGGCTGCGGGCAGTTATTTTGCTGGGACTTTTCATCTCACCACTCATGCCGGATTCAAGGCGCTTCTCTTTCTCTGCTCCGGGGTATTGATTCATGAATTTGAAACCAATGACATGTACGACATAGGAACCCGGGGAGGACGTGGTTTGAAAATCCCCATCATCTGCATGACCATCGGTGCTGCTGCCCTTTCAGGTCTGCCGCCTCTGTCTGGTTTCTTTAGCAAAGAGGCCATCATGGGAGCCCTGGCCGGACTTCACAATCCCATCTGGCTGGTGGCAGGTTTGGCAGGTGCATTTCTTACAGCCTACTATTCCTTCCGGTTGATTTTTATTATTCTGTTCCCCCAGAAAATCGAGCCAGTACATCACGAGGTTCACGAAGGCCACCATGACGCCCATCACCATGCAGAAATCTACTGGGTGATGGCATGGCCGTTGATCATACTCGCCGCCATTACAATAGGTCTCGGGTTTTTCCAGGCTCCTCTGGAGCATTTTCTCGGGGGGCTCTACAAGGTGGCCGGAGCACACGGTGGCGGCCACCATGCCTGGCTGCTCTACACGGCGGTGGGCCTGGCCTTGTTCGGAGTGGTGCTGGCCTGGTTCGAATTCGGTCGACCAGGAGCTGCCCAGATTGGTTTTGTGGAGAGAGTCCCAGCGGTGCGGGATCTTTTTGCTGAGCGGTGGTACATGGATCTTTTCTGGCGGCGGTTCCTGGATTACGTGATTTACGGGGTCTTTTCGAATTTGTTCACCAGGAACGACCGGCGGGTGATAGACGGCGGCATTGATGGAATTTGCCGGGCAACGGTTGGGGGAGGCTGGCTACTTTCGTTCCTCCAATCGGGCATGTTGCAGTACAATTTGATGGTCATGTTTGCTGTTCTGGCCCTGGTTGCACTTTACTTCTTCTTCTAG
- the nuoK gene encoding NADH-quinone oxidoreductase subunit NuoK: protein MNSLYTYLFIGALLFSLGIIGLFMRRSLIGMLIAVELMLNGASINFMAFNRFLAPDPAVGQIYTLFIMGIAAAEAAIALSIIVALFRRLRSINIERAQELRG from the coding sequence GTGAACAGTCTCTATACCTATCTTTTTATTGGGGCCCTGCTTTTCAGTTTGGGTATCATTGGACTATTCATGCGCCGATCACTGATCGGCATGCTCATCGCAGTGGAACTCATGCTCAACGGCGCCAGCATCAATTTCATGGCATTCAACAGATTTCTGGCCCCAGATCCTGCCGTGGGCCAGATTTACACCCTCTTTATTATGGGTATTGCTGCTGCTGAGGCAGCCATAGCCCTGAGTATCATCGTGGCCTTGTTCCGAAGGCTGCGCTCCATAAATATTGAACGTGCTCAAGAGCTGCGGGGATGA
- a CDS encoding NADH-quinone oxidoreductase subunit M, producing the protein MEFANFPYLTAILLSCVIGLLVILFIPEERQMLIKWVSLIASAVTVVISLYLFVAYNKTLGGLQFVEKVLWVKSLGIYYFNAVDGFNLPMLLLTSIVLFTGVLTMWELENRVKEFFALTLLLVAGVFGVFMSMDLFFIFVWYDVSLFPMYPLIAVWGSTRKEYGAMKLTLYLLAGSALILPAILYLFVNSGLNTFDITALMQPGTFTPFQQKFAFLLLYLGFGVLAGVWPFHTWSPVGHVAAPTSVSMIHAGVLMKLGAFGVLRVGIFLCPEGWQYWAQLMAVLATCGIVYGAFVGLAQTDLKYVIGYSSVSHMGIVGLGLATVTVDGLNGAVFQMFAHGVMTALFFSSVGYIYDKTHTKMIPELGGMSKIMPVASGYFIVAALAGIGVPCLASFWAELLVFLASFKVYPVRGALAICALVVSALFMLRVVQRTFYGEKNERFAHLPDVSFGLGLPRMILVAVIVIFGLFPSLMLDVIQTSSIPFIHGLP; encoded by the coding sequence ATGGAGTTTGCCAACTTCCCCTATTTGACGGCTATTCTTTTGAGTTGTGTCATAGGCCTCCTGGTGATCCTCTTCATCCCTGAAGAGCGCCAGATGTTGATCAAATGGGTGAGTCTGATCGCCTCTGCTGTCACTGTGGTGATTTCACTTTACCTCTTTGTTGCATACAACAAGACCCTGGGCGGCCTGCAGTTTGTTGAAAAGGTGCTGTGGGTCAAATCCCTCGGCATCTACTATTTCAATGCGGTGGACGGCTTCAACCTTCCCATGCTGCTGCTCACCAGCATTGTGCTCTTCACTGGCGTGCTCACCATGTGGGAGCTCGAGAACCGCGTCAAGGAGTTCTTTGCTCTCACCCTGCTGCTGGTGGCAGGAGTGTTCGGCGTCTTCATGAGCATGGATCTCTTCTTCATTTTTGTCTGGTATGACGTGTCGCTATTTCCCATGTATCCACTCATTGCTGTCTGGGGCAGCACTCGCAAAGAATACGGCGCCATGAAGCTTACCCTGTATCTTCTTGCAGGCAGCGCCCTGATTCTTCCCGCCATTCTCTATCTGTTCGTCAATTCAGGGTTGAACACCTTTGACATCACCGCTCTCATGCAGCCGGGCACCTTTACTCCCTTCCAGCAAAAGTTTGCCTTCCTTCTTCTTTACCTGGGATTTGGCGTGCTGGCAGGCGTGTGGCCATTCCACACTTGGTCGCCGGTAGGCCACGTTGCGGCGCCTACCTCGGTAAGCATGATCCACGCGGGGGTGCTCATGAAGCTCGGTGCCTTCGGCGTGCTGCGTGTGGGTATCTTCCTCTGCCCAGAAGGGTGGCAGTACTGGGCGCAGCTCATGGCCGTGCTCGCCACATGCGGCATCGTCTACGGTGCTTTCGTTGGTCTGGCCCAGACAGATCTCAAGTATGTCATTGGCTACTCCAGCGTCTCTCATATGGGAATTGTTGGTCTGGGTTTGGCCACAGTCACAGTGGACGGACTGAACGGAGCCGTGTTCCAGATGTTTGCTCATGGGGTGATGACAGCTCTGTTCTTTTCATCCGTGGGCTACATCTATGACAAGACCCACACCAAGATGATTCCCGAGCTTGGTGGCATGAGCAAGATAATGCCCGTGGCCTCAGGCTATTTTATAGTTGCTGCACTAGCAGGAATAGGAGTGCCCTGTCTGGCGAGTTTCTGGGCTGAACTGCTGGTCTTTCTAGCCTCCTTCAAGGTATACCCAGTGCGGGGAGCCCTGGCCATCTGTGCCCTGGTGGTTAGTGCTTTATTTATGCTGCGGGTGGTGCAGCGAACCTTTTATGGCGAGAAAAACGAGCGCTTTGCTCATCTGCCAGATGTTTCCTTCGGACTCGGCCTGCCGAGAATGATCCTGGTGGCCGTAATAGTGATTTTTGGACTGTTTCCTTCACTGATGCTTGATGTGATCCAGACCTCTTCGATTCCCTTTATTCACGGGTTG
- a CDS encoding NADH-quinone oxidoreductase subunit J, protein MIQQLFHPGLVAELGFALVVLLTLTGAVIALRPRNILYNVLGLALCLTGVAGLFLYLGSPFIALMQLLIYVGAICISIVFAIMLSRPLHLSLPKRRPAKVGLASIVGILVFMVLCSVVTFTRWQPAAVRGNDWSIATIGRYLLTRYDLVFEVISLVLLVAIIGAILISGYARRRPS, encoded by the coding sequence ATGATTCAACAGCTATTTCATCCCGGCCTAGTCGCAGAATTAGGCTTTGCCTTGGTGGTTCTTCTAACTCTCACTGGAGCGGTCATTGCCCTGCGTCCCAGAAATATCCTCTACAACGTTCTCGGACTGGCCCTTTGCCTCACCGGGGTGGCAGGGTTGTTTCTCTATCTGGGCAGCCCCTTTATAGCCCTCATGCAGCTGCTCATCTATGTGGGAGCCATATGCATTTCTATCGTCTTTGCCATCATGCTTTCCAGACCGCTGCACCTGTCATTGCCCAAGCGGCGGCCTGCCAAGGTGGGGCTGGCTTCCATCGTGGGCATCCTGGTGTTTATGGTGCTGTGCAGCGTTGTCACTTTCACCCGCTGGCAGCCGGCGGCGGTGCGCGGCAACGACTGGTCTATTGCCACCATTGGCCGCTACCTCCTCACCCGCTATGATCTGGTATTCGAGGTAATTTCTCTGGTACTGCTAGTGGCTATTATTGGTGCCATTCTCATTTCCGGCTATGCTCGCAGGAGGCCGTCGTGA
- a CDS encoding NADH-quinone oxidoreductase subunit I: protein MAVFFHNDEGKEGSLKGVLKEIVSGGWSLIAGMGVTIRRIYRPVVTLQYPRKRLQMSPSYRGHIELKKFPETGSHRCVACGTCMRVCPTKVIKVQGEKTRAHEEKKGTLYFIDFSHCSLCGLCVVNCPTKTLKFSEEYELAHYSRWEGVVDLVQRLQESA from the coding sequence ATGGCAGTATTTTTCCATAACGATGAAGGGAAAGAAGGTTCCCTCAAAGGGGTGCTCAAGGAGATCGTTTCCGGGGGCTGGAGTCTCATTGCGGGCATGGGGGTTACTATCAGACGTATTTATCGACCGGTGGTAACCTTGCAATATCCGCGCAAGCGGCTGCAGATGAGCCCGAGTTACAGAGGTCATATAGAGCTCAAGAAGTTTCCTGAAACTGGCAGCCATCGCTGCGTGGCGTGTGGCACCTGTATGCGAGTTTGTCCAACAAAGGTGATCAAGGTGCAGGGCGAGAAAACCCGAGCCCATGAGGAAAAGAAAGGGACTCTTTATTTTATTGATTTTTCTCACTGCAGCCTCTGTGGCCTGTGCGTGGTGAACTGCCCCACCAAGACTCTGAAATTTTCTGAAGAATACGAACTTGCGCATTACAGTCGCTGGGAAGGAGTGGTGGATCTCGTCCAGCGACTTCAGGAGTCGGCATGA